TTTTCATTTCGTTTCTAATTATCTTTTCAGTctctaatttttcttctttttcttgctaaaaacaaaataataaaactaaacttaatttaaaaataacttaatctttttattaaccTTCCATTGCTTTAATCTCTGTTGCATCTcctctttattaaatttctctTTTGAATATgctgattttatacgattttggTCATCATTAACATTCATATTAACTTTATTGTTATGTTGTATTGGAGGAATTGCCGATTTTACTTTTCTCCAATTTTTAATTGCTTCTTTATGTTTTCGTTTCAATTCTAAGTAATTTGTATACCATTTTTCATGAgattcaatttcttctttactAATATCTAGAAATGTACAtaaattataatgattttataattGAGACCTGATAATTAGAGAGATTACCTGGTAATAAAGCATGAATATATTCACATAattcatttacatttttacaTCTACTTTTtgctttcaaaaataaactatGATCTTCAACATTCCAACCATTTGTATGGCCACCATGCTTTGAaaggaaacttaaaaaatctgtaacattctacttaaaaaaagatgtaattaacttttaatccaaatttttttaaatttaatcaaccTTATCCAcagaatttttcttatttttatcataTACTGTCTCCGATACATTTACATGTCGGCCCCAATGgacaattttttgttcataaagCTTTATTTCATCAACCAACTCTCTTTCTTGTTCATAAAGTTTTTCTAAACACTCTTTAGTCCgaatttttgaatgttttatattttttccaaataaaaacatttctctTTTAATCTGATTCAAATCTgaaactatttatttatattagattcaattcatttctattttttctttaaatcatTTACTTATCTCAACCGGATCCTTCgatattaatgatttaaatttatttaacggATTCACTATGTTTTTGTATTCCAACCAAACGTGTTCCATCTCTTTTTTCCTTCAAATAAATACAATTCAATGTTgaattaagttataaattaaataaattacctTGAAGACGATAATTCTTCATGGAACTCGATAATGTGAGTATCACCATTCTTTTTGATGTGTTCTAATAATACTTGTTCGTTTTTTTCTAGTGTTAATTGTAagttttttaacttatttgctTCCGCTAAAAAAGTTGAGGTCAtttctttagtatttttcaaattattagtaaatatttgatcaatattattttgacattttcaaatatcaacatttttataacctcaaaaaaacaGGAACCTGTAACACGTGTTTATGtcaaaactgtcaaatttgtagGTTAATTACAGAAACTTCaacattcaaattttaataaaagtctAATTGTAAGACGATAACaaatacattaatttaataaaaattctacgATGCTTTCCCGTTCAAGATTATTATTCTCATCATTACGATTATTAAAGGTAAATCAAAAACCAACGAAGACATAACCTCCAAAAATGACTAAATTAttttgctttctttttaaGCCTGTTTCATCACCGATGATAAATCCGCAATTTCAGTTGATGACAGTAAGATATAGATCATCAACGCCTCTTAATACCATTGTAAT
This genomic stretch from Onthophagus taurus isolate NC chromosome 7, IU_Otau_3.0, whole genome shotgun sequence harbors:
- the LOC111425553 gene encoding coiled-coil domain-containing protein 112-like, with product MTSTFLAEANKLKNLQLTLEKNEQVLLEHIKKNGDTHIIEFHEELSSSRKKEMEHVWLEYKNIVNPLNKFKSLISKDPVEIISDLNQIKREMFLFGKNIKHSKIRTKECLEKLYEQERELVDEIKLYEQKIVHWGRHVNVSETVYDKNKKNSVDKNVTDFLSFLSKHGGHTNGWNVEDHSLFLKAKSRCKNVNELCEYIHALLPDISKEEIESHEKWYTNYLELKRKHKEAIKNWRKVKSAIPPIQHNNKVNMNVNDDQNRIKSAYSKEKFNKEEMQQRLKQWKQEKEEKLETEKIIRNEMKRRQQEIDERKKERQEEMKTAVQKWKMERLEKEQIKNFEKFESEKQQKVFRSTMANRLIKEFQSQDELFVRRRKELCQPKTKSFDKLPVCNINVPRDPRRLLKPTKQWIARLKTTDDLRKVEKPDIKSIPKLGIPNWRKNLMI